In Chloroflexota bacterium, a single window of DNA contains:
- a CDS encoding methyltransferase domain-containing protein, with protein MADTDRERWNRRYADRLEQRDYAFEPSRWLLEIADQLRPPRADARALDLACGGGRNAVWLAERRWTVDAWDLSDVGLAILSREIDERAARGAPVEVYPQQIDLDTATIPEGVYDLVLNILFLDRRLWPQLAASLRPGGLLVFQTFVDAPGGRTSEVSPEHLLQSGEPRAAFEALGLETLSYDEAGERSSARLLARKP; from the coding sequence GTGGCAGACACGGACCGCGAGCGTTGGAATCGGCGCTACGCAGATCGACTGGAGCAGCGCGACTACGCATTCGAGCCCAGCCGCTGGCTGCTGGAGATCGCCGACCAGCTTCGGCCGCCGCGCGCCGACGCCCGGGCGCTCGATCTCGCGTGTGGTGGCGGCCGGAACGCCGTCTGGCTGGCCGAGCGGCGCTGGACGGTAGACGCCTGGGACCTGTCCGACGTGGGGCTGGCGATCCTGTCCCGGGAGATCGACGAGCGGGCGGCCCGGGGCGCGCCCGTCGAGGTCTACCCGCAGCAGATCGACCTGGACACGGCCACGATCCCCGAAGGCGTCTACGACCTCGTCCTGAACATCCTTTTCCTGGACCGCCGTCTCTGGCCGCAACTGGCCGCCTCGCTGCGGCCGGGCGGGCTGCTGGTGTTCCAGACGTTCGTCGACGCGCCCGGCGGCCGAACCTCGGAGGTCAGCCCCGAGCACCTGCTCCAGAGCGGCGAGCCACGAGCAGCGTTCGAGGCGCTCGGCCTGGAGACCCTCTCCTACGACGAAGCAGGCGAGCGGTCATCCGCTCGCCTGCTCGCCCGCAAACCGTAG